The following proteins are co-located in the Legionella busanensis genome:
- a CDS encoding DUF2269 family protein: protein MNTYLFVKTLHVISSTILFGTGMGIAFFMFRSKFTNNLHEKYYAIRNTVLADFLFTTPAVIVQPLTGIWLIWLLGYPWNANWLIMSYFLYGLIGCFWLPVVGIQIKLRNILASCIETHSDLPSQYYKLFKIWFFLGFPAFFMLICIFYLMIAKVSI, encoded by the coding sequence ATGAATACTTATCTTTTTGTTAAAACATTACATGTTATTAGTTCAACTATCCTATTTGGTACCGGAATGGGTATTGCTTTTTTTATGTTCCGTTCAAAGTTTACTAATAATTTGCACGAAAAGTATTATGCAATACGTAATACAGTTTTAGCAGACTTTTTGTTTACAACCCCTGCTGTAATTGTGCAACCTTTAACCGGCATTTGGTTAATTTGGTTGCTTGGTTATCCTTGGAATGCTAATTGGCTTATAATGAGCTATTTTTTATATGGTTTAATTGGTTGTTTCTGGTTACCTGTGGTCGGGATTCAAATTAAACTTCGTAATATACTTGCATCCTGTATAGAAACACATAGCGACCTACCCTCTCAGTACTATAAACTTTTTAAAATATGGTTTTTCTTAGGTTTTCCAGCTTTTTTCATGCTAATTTGTATTTTTTATTTGATGATCGCAAAAGTTAGTATTTAA
- a CDS encoding 2OG-Fe(II) oxygenase family protein, which produces MLIRAFSVALGYSPNYLDRYFRQPNVLLRLLTYPPPPNAPSDLYGSAPHTDYGCITLLHQDNSGGLQILTDNNQWLDVLPREDSLILNTGHMMTIWSNGKLKATKHRVINTSNNQRYSIPLFYNCSLDTTVSPLQKCVSPENPAHFEPIHYGDFIKKILLANYTFTGLTKPI; this is translated from the coding sequence TTGCTAATTAGAGCGTTTTCTGTCGCGCTAGGTTATTCGCCCAATTATTTAGATAGATATTTTCGCCAGCCTAATGTTTTACTTAGATTACTCACCTATCCACCCCCCCCTAATGCACCATCTGATTTATATGGCTCAGCGCCGCATACTGATTACGGTTGCATTACATTATTACATCAGGATAATAGTGGAGGATTACAAATACTTACCGATAATAACCAGTGGCTCGATGTTTTGCCAAGAGAAGACAGCTTAATTTTAAACACCGGCCACATGATGACGATTTGGTCTAATGGAAAGTTGAAAGCAACAAAACATCGCGTCATCAACACAAGCAATAACCAACGCTATTCTATCCCATTGTTTTATAATTGTAGTTTGGACACGACTGTATCTCCGCTACAAAAATGTGTCTCGCCAGAAAATCCTGCCCATTTTGAGCCAATTCACTATGGTGATTTTATAAAGAAAATATTGCTTGCAAATTATACTTTCACAGGCTTAACTAAACCCATTTGA
- a CDS encoding S1/P1 nuclease has translation MQRIVLLFIGLTLPFKIFAWWEMGHMLVANIAYQHLSVKAKEDIKKLLPIMEQENNPYYQYNYDAKYPNRSMMKIAVWPDHLFSKPNFLFTMFNWHFKDDPISIDGSMPEKIYNQNVVWAIQQLTENLSHPDGNPSIKVRSLAMLIHFVGDIHQPLHNSSLYSKQFPQGDEGGNKYLIFFKEENGDVLNNLHKLWDSGMTLFVGYGFPYNSKDLINVELITAIIMRNQPLNHFNHKDFIFDPEEWHKEGYEIAKNIYNLDFAGEPDASYLARNSLIIEKQLALAGYRLAFLLNKTFSDSQMGLVKPVKV, from the coding sequence ATGCAAAGGATTGTTCTATTATTTATAGGTTTAACCCTTCCTTTCAAAATTTTTGCTTGGTGGGAAATGGGGCATATGCTGGTAGCAAATATTGCTTATCAGCATTTAAGTGTCAAAGCAAAAGAAGACATTAAAAAATTGTTGCCTATTATGGAACAAGAAAATAATCCTTACTATCAATATAATTACGATGCTAAATATCCTAATAGAAGCATGATGAAAATAGCCGTTTGGCCAGATCATCTATTCTCCAAACCAAATTTCCTATTTACTATGTTTAATTGGCATTTTAAAGATGATCCTATTAGCATTGATGGATCTATGCCTGAAAAAATATATAACCAAAATGTAGTATGGGCAATTCAACAGTTAACTGAAAATTTAAGCCACCCTGATGGCAACCCCAGTATTAAAGTAAGATCTTTAGCCATGCTAATACATTTTGTCGGTGATATACATCAACCCCTTCATAATTCAAGTTTATATTCTAAGCAGTTTCCTCAGGGTGATGAAGGTGGAAATAAGTACTTAATATTTTTTAAAGAGGAAAACGGGGATGTTTTGAATAATTTGCATAAGCTTTGGGATAGTGGAATGACGTTATTTGTCGGTTATGGATTTCCATATAATTCAAAAGATCTTATTAATGTGGAATTAATCACGGCTATTATTATGCGTAATCAACCATTAAATCATTTTAATCATAAAGATTTTATATTTGATCCCGAGGAGTGGCATAAAGAGGGCTATGAAATAGCAAAAAATATATATAACTTAGATTTTGCTGGAGAACCTGATGCATCCTATTTAGCTAGAAATTCATTGATAATTGAAAAACAATTAGCTTTAGCAGGTTATAGATTAGCTTTTTTATTAAATAAAACTTTTTCTGATTCTCAAATGGGTTTAGTTAAGCCTGTGAAAGTATAA
- the proB gene encoding glutamate 5-kinase, translating to MKIVIKIGTQSILKSDGTPIESILVTIVDQIAKLLNDKHQVILVSSGAVGSGRKISKSFLQKSSNTVGEKQLLASIGQPELINIYSSLFKSENILVSQLLLTKQDFQTRQHYLNIARLLQELSKHQNIIPIINENDSVAIEELMFTDNDELAGLIAAQVNADQLIILTNVDGVFTGDPKHPDSKLIHFIDPNQGWPTVSTSKSSLGRGGMLSKLSTARKMSSLGITTTIANINTDSIISRLVNKESLGTSILAKKKTSNIKRWIALHNKKQLPAIIINDNLLSLLKESKRIISILPVGIMNITGEWKKGDLVDILNSRNEKVGMGLARYDDKRLEEYLGEKNKPAFIHYDYLHIL from the coding sequence ATGAAAATCGTTATTAAAATTGGTACACAAAGCATATTAAAGAGCGATGGAACCCCTATAGAGTCCATACTAGTGACAATTGTTGATCAAATTGCTAAATTATTAAATGATAAACATCAGGTTATTTTAGTTAGTTCAGGCGCAGTAGGCTCAGGCCGTAAAATTTCTAAATCTTTTTTACAAAAATCTAGTAATACTGTGGGAGAAAAACAGCTGCTTGCCTCAATTGGTCAGCCTGAGTTGATTAATATCTACTCATCTTTATTTAAATCTGAAAATATTTTAGTGTCGCAACTTCTCTTAACTAAGCAAGATTTTCAAACCCGCCAACATTACTTAAACATTGCCCGCTTATTACAAGAACTGTCGAAACATCAAAATATTATTCCTATTATTAATGAGAATGATTCTGTAGCTATTGAAGAATTAATGTTTACTGATAATGACGAATTAGCAGGTCTTATTGCAGCTCAAGTTAATGCTGATCAGTTGATAATCCTAACTAATGTTGATGGTGTTTTTACAGGCGATCCTAAGCATCCGGATTCAAAATTAATTCACTTTATTGATCCTAATCAAGGATGGCCTACTGTTTCAACCTCTAAATCTTCTTTAGGGAGAGGAGGGATGTTATCAAAATTAAGTACGGCTCGTAAAATGTCAAGCTTAGGAATAACAACAACAATCGCTAATATCAATACAGACTCAATTATTAGCCGACTAGTTAATAAAGAATCGCTTGGCACATCTATTTTAGCTAAGAAAAAAACATCTAATATAAAAAGGTGGATTGCACTTCATAATAAAAAGCAACTACCTGCTATTATAATTAATGATAATTTACTATCTTTACTAAAAGAAAGTAAAAGAATAATTAGTATTCTTCCTGTTGGCATTATGAACATTACAGGGGAATGGAAAAAAGGTGATTTAGTTGATATCTTAAATTCTCGAAATGAAAAAGTTGGTATGGGCCTTGCCCGCTATGATGATAAACGTTTAGAAGAATATCTAGGTGAAAAAAATAAGCCCGCCTTTATTCATTATGACTACTTACATATTTTATAG
- a CDS encoding 2-oxoglutarate and iron-dependent oxygenase domain-containing protein translates to MIPSIDLDPLFVDKLSGLEKVASQIYAAYSTYGFGQIINHRVPKQAINDIYQASKNFHQLPFAEKNKIRFTKNLRGFLPVNSSTLKITELGGQKRVINLNHLYCLMIYLRIIQNSFQYWVVYKYGQPNYQNLKSKY, encoded by the coding sequence ATGATACCTAGTATAGATTTAGATCCACTATTTGTAGATAAATTATCTGGTTTAGAGAAAGTTGCATCGCAAATCTATGCTGCCTATTCTACTTATGGATTTGGGCAAATTATTAATCATCGAGTGCCGAAACAAGCTATTAATGATATATATCAGGCTTCAAAAAATTTTCATCAGCTACCTTTTGCAGAAAAAAATAAAATCCGATTTACAAAGAATTTAAGAGGGTTTTTACCCGTTAATAGTTCAACCCTGAAAATAACAGAATTAGGTGGGCAAAAAAGAGTAATCAATCTGAATCATTTATATTGCTTAATGATATACCTAAGGATAATCCAGAATTCTTTTCAGTATTGGGTGGTATACAAGTATGGCCAACCCAATTACCAGAATTTAAAAAGCAAGTATTAA
- a CDS encoding tRNA-binding protein translates to MIITFKDFENVDLRAGTIVKADLFPRAKKPAYKVWVDFGPTLGILQTSAQITIHYTMENLIGRKVIGCVNLGEKNIAGFTSQFLLVGFADKQGAIYLATTESNVPNGQKLH, encoded by the coding sequence ATGATTATAACTTTTAAAGATTTTGAAAATGTTGACTTACGTGCCGGAACAATTGTTAAAGCAGATTTATTCCCACGAGCTAAAAAGCCTGCCTATAAAGTCTGGGTCGATTTTGGGCCAACCTTAGGTATCTTACAAACATCTGCACAGATTACTATTCACTATACGATGGAAAATCTTATAGGGCGGAAAGTAATAGGTTGTGTAAATTTAGGTGAGAAAAATATTGCGGGTTTTACCTCACAATTTTTACTAGTAGGTTTTGCTGACAAACAAGGCGCAATATATCTAGCTACAACAGAATCTAACGTCCCTAACGGCCAAAAATTACATTAA
- a CDS encoding glutamate-5-semialdehyde dehydrogenase has product MNSEITSRLDAVKKAFYELENLDFSTRVDVLNRLATLVRDFSKELIIENEKDLLRMDTADPKYDRLLLNEERIRAIASDIEAVAKLANPLGKIIAENKRPNGLVIQKITVPIGVIAVIYESRPNVTLDVFSLCFKTGNACILKGGKEAFYSNQYLISLIKTVLNEFNLNSNIVYLFPPERELTSELLKANDYVDLCIPRGSQELINFVRKHAQVPIIETGAGIVHTYFDKSGNLKKGQVIIDNAKTRRVSVCNALDTLIVHQDRLDDLPFLIQLLADKQVKIYADEQSYQALNTFYPKHLLFQAKEENFGQEYLDYKLSIKTVSSLQEAITHIQNYTSHHSEAIITEDQQTQQRFMAEIDAAVIYVNTSTAFTDGGQFGLGAEIGISTQKIHARGPMGLEALTSYKWLVYGDGQIRQ; this is encoded by the coding sequence ATGAATTCTGAAATTACTAGTCGGTTGGATGCAGTTAAAAAAGCTTTCTATGAACTTGAAAACTTAGACTTTTCTACACGGGTAGATGTTTTAAATAGACTAGCGACGCTTGTTAGAGATTTTAGTAAAGAATTAATAATAGAAAATGAAAAAGATCTCTTACGTATGGATACAGCTGATCCTAAATATGATAGGTTATTGTTAAATGAGGAAAGAATTAGAGCCATTGCATCTGATATTGAAGCGGTTGCTAAATTAGCAAATCCATTAGGAAAGATAATTGCAGAAAATAAACGGCCGAATGGTCTAGTTATTCAAAAAATAACAGTTCCTATTGGTGTGATTGCTGTTATTTATGAGTCCCGCCCTAATGTTACCCTAGATGTTTTTAGCCTCTGTTTTAAAACAGGAAATGCTTGTATATTAAAAGGGGGGAAAGAAGCATTTTACTCAAATCAATATTTAATTTCTTTAATTAAAACGGTGTTAAATGAGTTTAATTTAAATTCCAACATTGTTTATCTTTTCCCGCCAGAGCGTGAGTTAACCAGTGAGCTTCTAAAAGCGAATGATTATGTTGATTTATGCATTCCTAGAGGAAGTCAAGAATTAATAAATTTTGTAAGAAAGCATGCACAAGTGCCTATAATAGAAACAGGTGCAGGTATAGTTCATACCTATTTTGACAAAAGTGGTAACTTAAAAAAAGGGCAAGTTATTATTGATAATGCGAAAACGCGCAGAGTCAGTGTTTGTAATGCTTTAGATACCCTTATTGTACATCAAGACCGACTAGATGATTTACCTTTTTTAATACAATTATTAGCAGATAAGCAGGTAAAGATTTATGCCGATGAGCAGAGTTATCAGGCTTTAAATACATTTTACCCAAAGCATCTTTTATTTCAAGCGAAGGAAGAAAACTTCGGCCAAGAATATCTAGACTATAAACTTTCAATTAAGACAGTATCTTCCTTGCAAGAGGCTATTACTCATATTCAAAACTATACTTCTCATCATAGCGAAGCTATTATTACAGAAGATCAACAAACGCAACAGCGTTTTATGGCTGAAATTGATGCTGCCGTAATTTATGTCAATACATCAACAGCATTCACAGATGGTGGACAGTTTGGCTTAGGAGCAGAAATAGGGATTAGTACTCAAAAAATTCATGCTCGCGGGCCAATGGGTTTAGAAGCGCTAACAAGCTATAAATGGCTTGTTTATGGTGATGGACAAATAAGACAATAA